Within Homo sapiens chromosome 2, GRCh38.p14 Primary Assembly, the genomic segment TTAGAGCTTGTGTAAACTTCTCCTCTATTCACAGagtaaacaaaatttaattttaaattttggtctgttaaaaaaaatgttcattgagCACCACCAAAAAGCCAACAGAATATGGCTCTGGGTAGGGGTATACTCTCTGAGGGTCCAGCTGCCCTGGGCCTCGTCTCACCACCACCAACTCTCAAGCCACAGTACCTTTGAAAAGCGTTGAGCCACCTGAGAGCACGATGTTGGCGAACAGCGTCCGGCGCAGGTCCATGTCGGACTTGTGTATGGCGAAGGCCACCACCTCATGGAGCCCCTCACTCTCATCCCCGACAAGGTCCGGCTGGAACAGCAGCTCGGGGGCCCGGAATCGTGCAGGCCCCACCTTTAGTGTACAAGATTGAGGCAGACAGGCTTCCTGGAGAAGCGGGCTACCCCTTCCCCCAGGCTGGGCATCGGCTGCCACTCCAGTGCCAGGCCCGGCCACTTACATCAAGCGTGCTGCCGTCTGGCAACGTGTACTGCACCTTCTCCGTCTCCAGAGCCTCATCCTTCTGTGGGTTGATGGACAGGTAGCACGCTCGCTGCGGGGACAGggacacagccctcagaaggctGCACCTGGGACACCTGTGCCTTGGTGCCACCCTTTCCTCACCCCAGGTCGTGTCCACACCCTCTCGCCCCTTGTCACCTCTTTGATTGTCCGGACAACCTCAAACTCAGCCGAGGTATGGAAGTCAACCCCTTCCTTGCGCAGCAGGAGTCGGAGGTAGCGGGAGACGTCGCGGCCGGCAATGTCCACCCGCATGATGGAGTGAGGCATGGCAAAGCCCTCATAGATGGGCACAGCATGAGTGACCCCGTCCCCTGAGTCTAGAACCACTCCTGTCGTGCGTCCTGTTGCGTACCTGTCACCAGGTCAgcatcccctcacctcagccacTGAGGCACGGGGACCTCCTCACCCAGGGGAGGAACCCTGGCACATCTGCATTATCTAGTCTGAAGAGAGGACACGAGGGACTCCCTAGAGGAACAGTCATCAAGGGGCTGTTTTTCCAGGGAAGTCAGACCCTGGTCATGGCAAGCAGGACGGCACAGGGAGGACAGGACTCAGGGAGGCCAGGCTTAGGGAGCACTCACAGACTGAGCACAGCCTGCATGGAGATGAACAGGGCCGGCACGTTGAAGGTCTCAAAGAACACCTCTGCCGCCTTCTCCCGGTTCTTACTCGGGTTGAGCGGGGCCTCCGTGAGGAGCACAGGATGCTGCGAGGGACGGGACAGTTGTAGGCATCAGAGGAGGCAACTTGCAAGGCCCTAAAAGGCTCTTTCCAGAGAACCACACCCGCTGGCGCACAGGCAGCTCAGCCTCCTACCCCTCCTGAGGGCCCCATCCCTTTATCTGCTGGCAGTTACTCTTCCGGAGATCCGGCTCTCTTTGGAAGATTCTGCCTAGCAGCCACTGGGTACGTATGCGCACCCAGACACACACGGAAAGGCAGCAGGCCCTCTAGAAAtgtagaagggaaatgtgggagcCCGGCGAGGAGGGACGCAGAGGAGAGGGGCATGGCCAGGAGAATGCAGAGCATGCAGGAGGGGCAGCCGCCACACCTCCTCCGAGAAGGTCTGCAGCTGATCCTTGGAGTAGACGTACTGCCAGATGCGTTCCATGTCGTTCCAGTCTCGCACCACGCCGTGCTCCATGGGGTAGCGGATGGTCAGCAGCCCCCGGTGCTCCTggtggggtgggaagggaggTGTGGCACCCGGCCCTTGCTCAGCGGCTGCTTTCCGCCCTCCTGGAAGCTGACCCTCACCTGCCCTGACCAGAACCTCACCTGCCCTGACCAGAACCACCCCTGCTCACTGGGTGTCCCAGGGTCTGTGGCGGGTCCTGAACTCAGCATGGGCTCACCTGCCCACCAGCTTCTTAGGCTCTTAGAGCCCAGCTAGCTTCAGCTGGGGGGATCAGAGAGGGTGGCAGTGTGCCCCGCAATCTGCAGGCTCTCTTCTTCCCCATTCTCACTGCCGGCACATCCCCCACATTCTCCTCACACTCTGCCAGCTCCCCTCTGGCCAGCGCCGGCACCTTGCAGCCGCCCAACACGGCCCCTCCTGGGCCACCTGTGCCCCCTGACCTACGCCTCTCCCCCCAGCCCTTTGGCCGGTCCTCACCAGTCCCCTGTTTGCACTGACATGCTGCCTCCACCTGCCCTTCGATGTCCCCCCAGCCATGCCCCTTCTCACCTAGCACCACTTAGCTCCTCTCACCACCTCGGCTCCTACGGACCCCATCTGCGAGACCCCCACCCTCTGCACCTCCAGCTCAGGCCTCCCCTTTCTGGGCCCAGAACCACGCATGCCCCACGCCCCGGCACCCGACACAATGCTCCTCAGGCGCCTAAACTGCCCTTGGCCAAGCTCAGCTTGCTGCTCTCCCCACACCCACACATGCTCTCCTGAGGGTCTGATCAGGCCATGCAGCCCCTTGGTGGGACACTCCGGCTTCACTGTGAGAGGCGGCCCCATGGCCCTCATTAGAGCAGACGTGAAGTGTGTGTGATTCTGACTCTTATATCACTTTTTGATCAGTTCTTGGTTCTGTAGCTTCCAAATAGCTTCTAAAAGACAGGACACGATGAGCTCTACCCATGCTCCCTAGAAGAGGAACTGCTGCCCCATCTCAGGGGGAGGTGCCCCTGCACAGCACTTCCCAGCTGGAGCCTGGAGGAGGTACCCGGGAGGTCACCAGCAGAGGCCCAAGAACACATGCCATGTTCCTGCAACTGAGGACCCCACCCCCAGGGAAAGGCAGGCTCCTCGGTGTTACCTCTGCTTTTGGTCCGATGAAGAGGTCCCCCTCCAGGGCTCCAGCCATCACCCGCATGTGCTTCGGCCGCCCGACACTGTTAGGACGGATAACGTCAGCAAGGTGGGCAGGGAGCATGGCAGAGCTTGTGTCCAGAAAAACCGAAATCCAACCATAGTCGCCCAGAGGGTACCTGGCCTCCAAACACCAGGATGTGGCTGGGGGGCACAGGTTGGAACTGGGGCCTATGGGGTTCGGGGCTAGAGAGGGGGCCTAGGCAGGACGAGAAGCTCAGGGTCAGAAGGCACGGTCAGCAGAGACAGCTGCATGTCTGAGCGCCAGAACCCAGCCCTCCATGGCCCAGCCCTTGCAGAGGGTCGGCTTCCTGCAGCCACAGTGACTCAGCCCACGCTCCTGACTTCGGTGGGGCAGGGCTGCCGTCACCATCCACAGACTGAGGGAGGACAACCCCAGGAAGCTGGGTCGGGGCTCCCTTGTGCACCCTGCTCTCACTCAGTCAAGCGCCCTACCCCACTGCCAGCGCTTCTGGATCAGAGATTCAGTTCTTGGAAACTATAGGATCTGATGAGCTACCACTAAAGGCAAAGGAACCTCTAATTATACCCATGCAGTCAGAAAGGAATGCTGAAGCTCGACAGGGCGCACCATGCTAGCTCTGTCCCAGACCAGGCCGGGCTCGGGCTAGCCTGCCACTCGGGGCCTAGGATCCCCTGCTGCCCGCTGCCTTTAGGCCACTCATTCCAAAGCCTCCAGGATTTGTGAAGAGGTGCCCCTAAGGGCAACTTTCCCAATGGGCTCGTGGTGGGTGCAAGGGGCACCCCAGGCTCTCTGGGTTTGCAATTCTTATTCCCGCCCCCACCAGTACCATACAGGGCAAAGGATCCCCTCTTAACTGAAACAAGACATTTTCTAGAGTCTGAAAACAAGCCCGGCAGAAAACACTTCCAGGGAGGAAAGGGTGGCTGTGCATCTAATTCCTCACTCTTCCTGCTCCGAGTTTAGGGCTCCCCTCGGAGATGTCTCCCTTTATTCTTGCTGCTGCTACCACACCCCATCCCCAGGGAAATGCTGGTTGCTTTTCCTCCTTGCTGGCTCAACAAGACCAAAACGAGAGACTCCCAAGACAAAGGGGAACCCTAGAACGCTTGTCTTGTTCTTTCAGTGCTCTCTCAAGAGTGTCAACCTCACAAATTTGGTGTTTTCCATACAGGTCAGGGCACAAATTGTCTTCAAAGAGCCCTGTGACAGAAGGCCAATGTTCTTACAGAAGGTAAACAAAAGGACTAAGGCTGCTGCCTGAGCCACACTTACTAGTTTGGGAAACAGTATTTGGGAATCTGGTCTCCTGCAAAGCCAGCTTTAATCACCCCCGAACCCTGCAAGGAAAAACAAAGTTGAGCTGCCCACATGCACCACCAGATGAAGCCAGTCCCCCGCAATGGAGAGAGCTGGCTGCCCCGTCAAGGCAGGCCAAGGAGGAAGCCAGGGACCCTGCCAGGATCATTTACAAGTACACCTATGGTTCAAGATTGGGGGCAATTTTGTATCCCCCTGCTCTGgcaacatttggcaatgtctggcaGCTGGGGAGAGGGGACATGCAGTGGGGGatgctattggcatctagtgggcagaggccaaggatgctgctcaacatcctACGATGCACAGGCGAGCCTGCACTACCAACAAGGAGCTAGCCCAGAATGTCAATAATATAGAGATAGAGAAACCACGAAGGGCACCTTCCTCTGCACAACTAATGGTTGGCTCCAGCAGGATTCCATAGCACATGCTACTCCCAAAAGCTAGAAGAAACCCCTCTgtgtgggtctttttttttttttttcaacagcttCCTTCTCCCCCAAGAACCCAGAAGGCATGGAACATGGACGACCTACAGGGCCTGCTGGAGAAGACCAATGGGTGCATGGGATGACCGGCAGCTTCCCTCAAGTGGCTTCCCAGAGACTACTAGGAGAACTTGGTCCTATCGCTGCCCCCACCTGGAAGCTGGACTTAAGGATCCCCCAAAGAACGGGGCAATTAGAAACCTCCCACCCAGCGAAGGGATAAGCTTCTCAACTCAGTCCCACCACTCTTCATCGCAACCCTCTGAGTCTGCAGCAGAAACAAACATCTCCAAGTTACAGAGGAGGGGATGGAATCCCCAAGGGGCCGAGCGGTAGCCCTTTTAACTTATAAGCCTGTTGATTAGCCTATACGAGTTATTTGCACGTCAAGAAAGGAAGTAGCCTGCTCCTTCCTGCAGCGTCCTGCTGGTGTGACAGCACGTCCCCAAGCTCAGTGCTAACCTCCTTATTAAACATCCCCTGCTGTGACTCAGGGAACCCACATGGGTACTCTAAAACAGTCATTCAGGGACCCCACGGGGTCATGTGGGAGGGAGACAGATCCCAGAAAGAGCACAAGTGAGTCATTACCAAAAACTCCAAGGCCCGCACACCGGACGCACATACCCAGCTAGGGGCAGACTCAAAGATCCCAGCCCTTATCTTCTCCCCATATCAGAGCTCGGAAGCCAGAAATCTTCCTAAGGCAGGTGAAAGCAAGCCGAGCCCCACTGCTGAAGGACAAAGCCACAGGAAGCCTGATGACATCTTTCCTCTGAGGCTTCCAAACGATCACCCCAAATTGCTTGCTGATACTGGGAAGAGTGGCCATGAACTCTCCATTGCTCTGCTGGCTGTGGAATGTTTGCTCAGCACAGGAAGCATTTAAGGAGAAAGTCAAAGTAGCCAAAAGGCAAACCAGATGGTGGTGGAcatgtgggtgacagagcatccTGCATTTGTTGCCTCGGGGTGCAGCCCCAAAGATAAAGCCAGCAGTGTGCAAATGACAAATGCTACCCCACCTCCGCCAGGCAGCCAGAGCCAGGGCCGAAGGACGCGGAAAGGAACTGGTGTGGAAACCTGCCCAGGAACCGCACTCTCAACTGAGAAGAGTCCGGGGCGCGTCCCCGCCCGGCCGCCCGGCTGTCACTCAAGCTCTCCTGAACTTCCCCGCCCGACTCGGGGAGGGGTCGGGGAAGAGGCTCTGCGACGCGGGCGAGGGGGCTCGCCCCATGGCCGGCCTTACAAGGCCAAGAGGGCGCGCGCCCCCGGGGCGAAGCCAGCGGCCCGGCGGGGGCGACGGCCACGCAGTGAGCGGAGGACGCGCCGAGGCGGGCGGGGGTCTCTCCCTGCGCCGCCGCGTGCGCCCCCGGGGGCGGGGCGCCCGCCCTCCCCCTGGCTGCCGGGCCTCACGTTGTCGATGACCACAGGCTGGTTGGCGATGATGTCGTAGGACTCCATGGCCGGGCCGCGCCGGCCCTGCCCAGCAGGCGGGCTGCAGGAGGCACCGGATGGGCGGGCGGGCGGGAGGACCGGGACGGCGGCGGCTCCCGACGCGGCGCCGCTGCCCTCCCTCCCCGAGCCTGCAGCCTACGCGAGCCCCGCGGGGCTTTCTGGAGGGCGGGCCCGGCGGCCAATCATCGCTCCCACCTGGCCCGATTGACAGCAGGTGCCCGGGGCTGGCTGCGCGAAGGGGGCGGGGCCTCCGGAGGCTGGCCAGCCAATTGAGGTCGTCCGGAAAAAAGTGGTCGCGGCGTTGCCAAGGTAGGCTGCGCAGTGTCTGGGATGATGTCATGGCTCCGTCTTAAAGGGGACGCGGGCGGCAGAAAGTGGAGCTGGGCTGGTGTGCGCGCGGCCGGAGTCTGTGGAGCTGGAAATTCACCGGTCCAGGAAGACGTCTTTCCCGCGTCCCAGCACCGGTCCAGAAAGACGTCTTTCCCGCGTCCCAGCACCTCGGGCCACGCTCCTTCGTGAGAGCGCCCTCTCCAAGGAGGCCGGCCCTGGATATTTcacccaaaatatttattttttctttttttctaggtaaggtgtcttgctctgtcgctcaggctggaaatcttgggctcaagcgatcctcccgcgcCAGCCAGTAggggggactacaggcgcgcaccatatttatttatttttactgaaataGTCTCCGTAGAGACTGTTAAAAATTGCCGATGTCGACTATATTGCAAGTCGTCACGGTGGGGTATTGCGAAAAGTTTTCAATTAGCAATAATCGCGCTTCGGATAAACCTCATTGGCCACCATACGGCCACCGCGCAAcgctagctaattaaaaaaaattttttttgtagagaagggatctcgctatgttccccgggctagcctcgaactcctgagcttaagcgatcctcccgcttaGTCTttccaaagcgttgggattacaggcgtcagctatTGCGCACGGCCCCATAATATTTCCTCGTTGAGCACTGAAGAAAAGATCCTTTTCCTTATAAAAATTACAGTTTCGTGGTATTTTGGTCctggcatttattgagcacctgctctgtgcctgcGGAGCACTTCTGCCCACTTTACATAAGTTATATTAAATCCTTGCAACAATATCAGGTAGTTgtattattactcccatttttcaGTCAGGGTCTTCACACTTTGGTAACCTGCCCAAGATTATTGGGTGTGGAATTGGCATGCAGGTAGCCCCCTGCGGCACTGGAGTCAGCTGCTTCAAGAGTGCAGGATAGTTGAGTTCTACATTTGTTTACCAAACGGATCCATAGTTATTTCCCTGTATATATACCTCTCCCAATGGGTTGTGAgcataaaatttgtaaaattgaAGCGggtgtgcagaaatcacaagtgTACATGTACATTTCAATGAATGATTAAAATGTGGACACACTTGCATAACCACCGAGTTCAAGAAACAATATTGTTGCTGgaaaaggggtcccgatccagaccccaagggaGGGTTATTGGATCTTGCCCAGAAGAAATTCAAGGCAAGTTGCAGAGTGCAGTGAGAAGCGATTGTTTATTGAAAGCTACTCAGTTACAGAGTAGGCCATCCTCAGAAAGCAAGAGGGGGAACACACCCTCTTTATATTAAACTCTTCTTATAGAGGGGTCTTATCTATGTAAAAACTAAGCTATGTCTACATGAGGGTGGGCTGACAGCATAACAAAATTTAGTGCTTTTTGATTTAAAGAAAGTTATCCTTGGCATTTTAATGCATAAATACATCAAAgcatgactctctctctctctctctctctctctctctctctctctctctctctatatatatatatatatatatatatatatatatatattttgttttgttttgtttttttgagacagggtctcaccttgttgcccaagctggagtgcagttgcctgatatcagctcactgcaacctccacctcccaggctcaagctatcctcctgcctcagccttccaagtagctgggaccacaggtgtgcaccatcacgcccaggtaatttttttgtatttttagtagagaccgggttttgctatgttgcccaggctggtctcgaactcctgagctcaagcagtccacccactttggactcccaaagtgctgggattacaggtgtgagccatcgagTCCTGTAACTATAACTATCTTAAATCATATATTGTTAGGCAATATTGGAGCATCTGGACATTTTGTTGTTGTAGGATTTTGTCCTTGCAGGCATTACTAAACTGCTCTTTTAGCCATAGCATCTTATGACCATGGGTTGGGACTAGCAAGGAATGTGCCTTGCtagttttaagatggagttggggccgggcgcggtggcttatgcctgtaatcccagcactttggaaggccgaggcgggca encodes:
- the ACTR1B gene encoding beta-centractin, with product MESYDIIANQPVVIDNGSGVIKAGFAGDQIPKYCFPNYVGRPKHMRVMAGALEGDLFIGPKAEEHRGLLTIRYPMEHGVVRDWNDMERIWQYVYSKDQLQTFSEEHPVLLTEAPLNPSKNREKAAEVFFETFNVPALFISMQAVLSLYATGRTTGVVLDSGDGVTHAVPIYEGFAMPHSIMRVDIAGRDVSRYLRLLLRKEGVDFHTSAEFEVVRTIKERACYLSINPQKDEALETEKVQYTLPDGSTLDVGPARFRAPELLFQPDLVGDESEGLHEVVAFAIHKSDMDLRRTLFANIVLSGGSTLFKGFGDRLLSEVKKLAPKDIKIKISAPQERLYSTWIGGSILASLDTFKKMWVSKKEYEEDGSRAIHRKTF
- the C2orf92 gene encoding uncharacterized protein C2orf92 isoform X7 — encoded protein: MGGRAGGPGRRRLPTRRRCPPSPSLQPTRAPRGFLEGGPGGQSSLPPGPIDSRCPGLAARRGRGLRRLASQLRSSGKKWSRRCQDEIVLQVFSKVPYDPSFDETRTAVRSITKRDTQKSYSQQKSLNNAAFASGSNEREEHLAKIFDT
- the ACTR1B gene encoding beta-centractin isoform X2 → MRVMAGALEGDLFIGPKAEEHRGLLTIRYPMEHGVVRDWNDMERIWQYVYSKDQLQTFSEEHPVLLTEAPLNPSKNREKAAEVFFETFNVPALFISMQAVLSLYATGRTTGVVLDSGDGVTHAVPIYEGFAMPHSIMRVDIAGRDVSRYLRLLLRKEGVDFHTSAEFEVVRTIKERACYLSINPQKDEALETEKVQYTLPDGSTLDVGPARFRAPELLFQPDLVGDESEGLHEVVAFAIHKSDMDLRRTLFANIVLSGGSTLFKGFGDRLLSEVKKLAPKDIKIKISAPQERLYSTWIGGSILASLDTFKKMWVSKKEYEEDGSRAIHRKTF
- the ACTR1B gene encoding beta-centractin isoform X1, whose amino-acid sequence is MEHGVVRDWNDMERIWQYVYSKDQLQTFSEEHPVLLTEAPLNPSKNREKAAEVFFETFNVPALFISMQAVLSLYATGRTTGVVLDSGDGVTHAVPIYEGFAMPHSIMRVDIAGRDVSRYLRLLLRKEGVDFHTSAEFEVVRTIKERACYLSINPQKDEALETEKVQYTLPDGSTLDVGPARFRAPELLFQPDLVGDESEGLHEVVAFAIHKSDMDLRRTLFANIVLSGGSTLFKGFGDRLLSEVKKLAPKDIKIKISAPQERLYSTWIGGSILASLDTFKKMWVSKKEYEEDGSRAIHRKTF